A single genomic interval of Alteromonas sp. CI.11.F.A3 harbors:
- a CDS encoding CBS domain-containing protein encodes MSLSHIMSTRVVSVHMDDSLELIQTLFAETGFHHLVVVHQNQLQGIISDRDVLKATSPFANTVNERFRDRATLEKKAHQIMTRSVLTLRANDSIVNAISLFNENKISCIPIIDEKRCPIGIVSWRDVMRFMEARVNAKKG; translated from the coding sequence ATGAGTTTGTCGCACATCATGTCAACACGCGTAGTCAGTGTGCACATGGATGATAGCCTAGAATTGATACAAACCTTGTTTGCTGAAACCGGGTTTCATCATTTAGTCGTCGTGCATCAAAATCAATTGCAGGGCATCATTTCAGACCGTGACGTATTAAAGGCGACTAGCCCTTTTGCTAATACCGTTAATGAGCGTTTTCGTGACAGAGCGACACTGGAGAAAAAGGCGCATCAGATTATGACACGAAGCGTATTAACCCTTCGTGCAAATGATTCAATAGTTAATGCAATTTCTTTGTTCAATGAAAACAAGATTTCTTGTATCCCCATCATTGATGAGAAACGATGTCCTATTGGCATTGTATCTTGGCGAGATGTCATGCGCTTTATGGAAGCAAGGGTGAATGCAAAGAAAGGTTAA
- a CDS encoding NAD(P)-dependent alcohol dehydrogenase produces MKVMRLKDNSEGLAPLYCANETEPTVVGNDEIKVRIHASSLNYHDYSVATGAIPTEGDRIPMSDGAGVVVEVGEDVTQFVPGDHVVSTFFPDWLSGAPTVGDFSRTPGDGIDGYAQEVVVKPQQWFTKAPSGWSHEEAATITTAGLTAWRALVVEGGLKAGDTVLLLGTGGVSIYALQIAKAMGAKVAITSSSDDKLEKAKALGADFTVNYKTDEKWGKTVAKWTGGKGVDHVVEVGGPATLGQSIHACRVGGSIVLIGVLTGIKGDIPTATLMRKQIRLTGIIVGSNKNQWDFVSALECMNFKPVIDTTFALERLSDAFTFEASGKHFGKICVSL; encoded by the coding sequence ATGAAAGTAATGCGTTTGAAAGACAACAGTGAAGGCTTAGCGCCGCTCTACTGCGCAAACGAAACAGAGCCAACCGTCGTCGGCAATGACGAAATTAAAGTAAGGATCCATGCTAGCTCTTTAAATTATCATGATTACAGCGTCGCGACAGGCGCTATTCCCACAGAGGGTGACCGAATTCCTATGTCTGACGGCGCGGGCGTCGTTGTAGAAGTAGGGGAAGACGTTACACAGTTTGTTCCAGGCGACCATGTGGTTTCTACCTTCTTTCCTGACTGGTTAAGCGGCGCACCAACGGTGGGTGATTTTAGTCGCACTCCCGGAGATGGTATTGACGGTTACGCCCAGGAAGTCGTGGTAAAGCCGCAGCAATGGTTTACTAAAGCACCTTCAGGATGGTCTCACGAAGAAGCGGCTACTATCACAACAGCAGGACTAACTGCGTGGCGGGCTTTAGTGGTTGAAGGTGGCTTGAAAGCAGGCGATACGGTTCTGTTGTTGGGCACTGGAGGTGTGTCTATCTATGCGCTTCAAATTGCCAAAGCAATGGGGGCGAAAGTAGCAATAACCTCAAGCTCAGATGATAAATTAGAGAAAGCAAAAGCCTTGGGTGCAGATTTCACAGTTAACTATAAAACGGACGAAAAGTGGGGCAAAACCGTTGCCAAATGGACTGGCGGAAAAGGTGTCGACCACGTGGTTGAAGTTGGTGGGCCAGCCACTTTAGGCCAATCTATTCATGCCTGTAGAGTAGGGGGAAGTATTGTACTTATTGGTGTTTTAACCGGTATTAAGGGTGATATTCCAACGGCTACCCTTATGCGAAAGCAAATTAGGTTAACTGGCATCATTGTGGGGAGTAATAAAAACCAGTGGGACTTTGTCAGTGCCTTAGAATGCATGAACTTTAAACCTGTCATCGATACTACATTTGCCCTTGAAAGACTATCAGATGCCTTTACTTTTGAGGCATCGGGTAAGCACTTCGGTAAAATTTGCGTGAGTCTTTAG
- a CDS encoding zinc-dependent alcohol dehydrogenase family protein, with protein sequence MKAMVINEFGGSEVFTATEIDAPQIKAGHVIVRIAATSVNTVDTMIREMGQDLPFSPKLPGGVLGMDFAGTVEAVGEDVDNFSVGDEVYGCAGGLADLQGALAELMLADVRLIAPKPKSLSMREAAALPLVGITAYEGLARAQTAKGQNVLVHGGAGGVGHLAIQMARHFGATVFATGGSDEQASLIEKLGATYIDFRSEKVADYVAKHTDGAGFDVVYDSVGGGNLPNSFEAAKLCGQVATTVSFIETDLTPVHFKGLSLHVVFMLIPMIHNYKRENHGAILRAITDIVDAGALTPVLDSETFTLEQASDAHARLASGKAMGKIVIDVAS encoded by the coding sequence ATGAAAGCGATGGTTATTAACGAATTTGGTGGCTCTGAAGTATTCACTGCCACTGAAATAGATGCGCCGCAAATTAAAGCGGGCCACGTCATTGTGCGTATTGCGGCAACCAGCGTGAATACAGTAGACACCATGATACGTGAAATGGGTCAAGACCTACCATTTTCTCCTAAACTACCCGGCGGTGTGTTGGGTATGGATTTCGCCGGTACAGTTGAAGCCGTTGGAGAAGACGTAGATAACTTTAGCGTAGGTGATGAAGTTTATGGTTGCGCAGGTGGTCTAGCCGACTTGCAAGGTGCCTTAGCTGAATTAATGTTAGCCGATGTTCGTCTAATTGCACCTAAGCCTAAATCGTTGTCGATGCGTGAAGCAGCCGCCCTACCTTTGGTTGGCATTACTGCGTATGAGGGCTTAGCCCGCGCGCAAACCGCAAAAGGGCAAAACGTATTAGTGCATGGCGGCGCTGGCGGCGTAGGTCATCTTGCTATTCAAATGGCTCGTCACTTTGGTGCGACTGTATTTGCTACTGGCGGCTCAGATGAACAAGCTTCACTGATTGAAAAGCTCGGTGCGACTTACATTGATTTTCGCTCAGAAAAAGTGGCTGATTACGTCGCTAAGCATACCGATGGTGCTGGTTTCGATGTGGTTTACGATTCTGTGGGTGGCGGTAACTTACCCAACTCTTTTGAAGCGGCAAAATTATGCGGCCAGGTGGCGACGACGGTGTCGTTTATTGAAACAGATCTTACCCCTGTGCATTTCAAAGGCTTGAGTTTACATGTTGTGTTCATGCTTATCCCTATGATCCACAACTACAAACGTGAAAATCACGGAGCGATATTACGCGCTATTACAGATATTGTTGATGCAGGCGCGTTAACTCCAGTATTAGATAGCGAGACGTTTACCCTTGAGCAAGCGAGTGATGCACATGCGCGCTTAGCAAGCGGCAAGGCTATGGGCAAAATCGTTATTGATGTAGCCTCTTAA
- a CDS encoding LysR family transcriptional regulator, whose product MNIDHLKLFVRIANTNNISVAGRELNVSPAVASAHINKLEENLGVRLIHRTTRKVSLTDEGKLFLPHAEEVLSSIEIAQAAVGVGSQTPQGTLRVTAPASFGRLHLVPAMEEFLAAYPQLNIDFRFSDSIVDLIEGGFDVAIRDAVLQDSNLHARKLADDKRIIVASPAYIKKYGEPETPQDIPKHAAVNLMGLETWEFNTPQGVVSIKPNTRIRMDNGEAVRDAAIGGNGLTLTATWCSYPYLQSGQLVQVLKDYPLTAECALWAVYPSNRLLAPKVRVFIDFLKDKYSGEPYWDKALKEAGLI is encoded by the coding sequence ATGAACATCGATCACCTTAAGCTTTTTGTACGTATCGCCAATACCAATAACATCAGTGTGGCTGGACGTGAATTGAATGTTTCACCGGCCGTGGCCAGCGCTCACATCAATAAATTGGAAGAAAATTTGGGTGTGCGACTTATTCACCGCACCACGCGTAAAGTGTCGTTAACCGATGAAGGAAAACTTTTTCTACCTCACGCTGAAGAAGTGTTATCAAGTATTGAAATAGCCCAAGCGGCGGTTGGCGTTGGCTCGCAAACGCCACAAGGTACATTGCGAGTAACCGCGCCAGCTTCTTTTGGTCGCCTACACTTGGTACCTGCAATGGAAGAATTCTTAGCAGCGTATCCGCAGTTAAATATCGATTTTCGCTTTAGTGACAGCATTGTAGACCTGATAGAAGGTGGATTTGATGTAGCGATTCGCGACGCCGTGCTTCAGGACTCAAATCTACATGCTAGAAAACTTGCCGATGACAAGCGGATTATTGTTGCTTCACCTGCTTATATTAAAAAATATGGCGAGCCTGAGACTCCTCAAGACATACCTAAGCATGCAGCTGTGAACCTTATGGGTTTAGAAACATGGGAGTTCAATACGCCGCAAGGCGTTGTATCTATAAAGCCAAACACGCGTATCCGCATGGATAATGGTGAAGCGGTACGAGATGCCGCGATTGGTGGTAATGGGTTAACGCTTACCGCCACTTGGTGTAGCTATCCGTATCTTCAAAGTGGCCAGCTAGTCCAAGTATTGAAAGATTACCCACTAACGGCTGAATGCGCACTATGGGCGGTATATCCCAGCAACCGTTTATTAGCGCCCAAAGTGCGGGTGTTTATCGACTTTTTAAAGGATAAGTACAGTGGCGAACCTTACTGGGACAAAGCGTTAAAAGAAGCAGGCCTAATTTAA